Part of the Engystomops pustulosus chromosome 4, aEngPut4.maternal, whole genome shotgun sequence genome is shown below.
tgcagtgtgtatgtgtgCAATGTGTATGTAGCTATGTATGTGTGCATTGTGTATGTAGCTTCtgtatgtgtgcagtgtgtatgtagtttctgtatgtgtgcagtgtgtatgtagcttatgtatgtgtgcagtgtgtatgtagctatgtatgtgtgcagtgtgtatgtagctatgcatgtgtgcagtgtgtatgtagcttatgtatgtgtgcagtgtgtatgtgtgcagtgtgtatgcatgtgtgcagtgtgtatgtagctatgtatgtgtgcagtgtgtatgtagctatgtatgtgtgcagtgtgtatgtgtgcagtgtgtatgtagctatgtatgtgtgcagtgtgtatgtgtgcagtgtgtatgtagctatgtatgtgtgcagtgtgtatgtgtgcagtgtgtatgtagctatgtttgTGCGCAGTGTGTATGTAGCTTTtgtatgtgtgcagtgtgtgtatgtatgtgtgcagtgtgtatgcatgtgtgcagTCTGTATGCAGCTTtgtatgtgtacagtgtgtatgtgtgcagtgtgtgtgggtatgtatgtgtgcagtctgtatgtgtgcagggtgtgtgtgtgcagtatgtatatgtgtggcagTTATGTGTATGTTTTACAGTATGCTTGGGTgcattgtgtatgtatgtgtgcagtgtCTGTGTATTTGTGCTGGTTATATGTATGCTTATATGTGTgaatatttattacatttatatgtatatttattacatCTCAGAAATCCtaattttattggattttttactATTACTCATAGAACAACTAATCTTACTGCATTACCTGATTTACCCAAGACATTATTATGAGCATGACAGTTTTATTTCATTTGATCGCTGGACATTTACATGCTTCTtttcttatgtatgtgtgtaatgtcttGTATGTTGTATTTACTTTCAGTCCTGTTTTAGACTTGAGAAAGGGGTAGTATACCCTGAaatgtattggggcacatttacttactggggcacatttactttcccggtcctgtcatgatctcgcggtgcgttgtctgacgaggattcgggactGGCGCAATTCACCGACAtgatgcacccgagttcctgcatgtgccgaggtctgccagagttcacccgCTTCTTCCCaacgcatgtgagtgcttgatcttgcgacacaatcgtgtttttaaattccgcggtttgtacgaagtggccacgccccccccccccccatttctctcGCATGCATGTCGGCGCTgatgcggcacaatctgatcgcgtgcgccaaaatcccggggcaatttgacgCAAAACTGAATTCTTTgggtaacccgacgaaaatgcgtccgacggaccctaagTAAAGGAGCCTGACTATGTCCCGggggttcaccgaaagtgcattgtccgatgataatgcactctgacgcgattcactaagattgtgcgtccgatatcctacatgtgtcgcttccccgctcaggtccgatggagttcaccttcttcttcctgctgcacttAAGTGCGCTGtcttgtggcacaatttgaaagtttaatgccacgctcagtccaaatcagttggattgcctgatggcacgccccccgatttgtgtcgcatggaagccagcgcagctgagcCAAAAAACAATCAGATGcgtcacaatcccagcgcagacacctgttatatacctgtccaagccgtgcaaatccccAAAAAGGCGAACATTcctacgaaagtgcgatccgcgacccctagtaaatgagccccattgtgatgtTTTATGACAATAAAAACCTTAGCACTATCTTTTATCTGAGTCCGCCCACCGGTTAGTTCCCTTTATCCTACTTCCGATTACATTAACCACAAAAGGGAATTAACATTGTCTTAGTGTCACGTTCAGGGCGGaggctttttttttcaatttttctctaATAATCGATAATTGAAGGGGCAGTAATCGGTAATGGAAAGATAGGGTCCTAATACACCTGGAAAATGTGTATGTAAAATAACAGAAATGGAACAACTgatttttgttattgtttttatcaccataaaataaaaatggtaaaattctgaaaattactatttttttttttttacaggtcgtAGACTTGaggatttcttttctttttttttttttttttgtccatgtgctaatatcaatttacgaaagagcATCTTGACCGGAAAAGTGCGCACCTCTAAAGTCTCTTGATTCATTGTTCCTTAATAGTCTCAAAAACTAATGGGAAACCGAACCATCTTTGACAATTTCAAGACagtaatttttttctattccacGAAGAACCTTCCGcttgttttcactttttttctcgtCCTCTATCTGATTGGATTGCTGGGTAACATCATTATCATCATATGTGTCGTCACCGATGTGCGCCTACATACACCCATGTACATCTTTCTAAGCAACTTGTCCATGGCAGATATCATTTTTACCACCTCAACTCTTCCAAAAGTGATGGACATTTTGCTGACGCGGATTAATAGAATATCTTTTATGGAATGTTTCAGCCAACTGTGTTTTTATATGCTCGCCCTCAATACGGAGGACTTACTGCTGTCTTTTATGTCCTACGAccgatatgtggccatctgtaaacCCTTATATTATCACATGATTATGAGGAAGAggaattatattttatttcttatGGGTATATGGATGTTGGCTTTTGGTAATGCTTTGCTTTTCATTCTCTCCATTTACCCCATCGATATCTGCTATACTAATAAATTACCTTTTTTCTGCGAGATCAAATCACTTAGCCGAATTCTCTGTACAAACACTCAACTTAACATCATCCTTATTATTGAGACCATAGTATTTGGGGTTTGCTTATTTCTTTTCAATTTAACATCATACAGCAAAATAATATCG
Proteins encoded:
- the LOC140128520 gene encoding olfactory receptor 1G1-like yields the protein MADIIFTTSTLPKVMDILLTRINRISFMECFSQLCFYMLALNTEDLLLSFMSYDRYVAICKPLYYHMIMRKRNYILFLMGIWMLAFGNALLFILSIYPIDICYTNKLPFFCEIKSLSRILCTNTQLNIILIIETIVFGVCLFLFNLTSYSKIISVVLSIPSKTGRKKTFSTCTSHLTVLSMFYGAGICLYLIPSSEQMEATDLVFSTLFVALMPMFNPIIYSLRNKEVKSAIRKIIHLQ